ATGCCTCGCACCCCGTCGGCCGATCGGTTGGAAACTTCCCGCTGGACCGATATGGAGGCTCCCAATAGCATGAGTCCGCAAGCTGGAAAGGTTCGTCTTGATGAAAAAAGCCAAGGAAATTCCCGTAGTGCCGGCATCGGGTCCGCTCAAGATCCGGATCGATGGCACGGAGCGGGAGTTCGACATCGAGAACCCCATGCTTCCCGAATGGATCGAGGACAACAAGCTGACGGCCGGCGGCTTTCCCTACGACAAGAAAATGAAGAGCGACGAGTATGACCAGACGCTCGAACAGTTGCAGATCGAACTGGTAAAGGCGCAGGCTTGGCTGCAATCGACAGGCAAGCGCGTCGTGGCGCTGTTCGAGGGACGCGACGCCGCCGGCAAGGGCGGCACGATCTTCGTGTTGCACCAGTACATGAATCCTCGAACCGCGCGCAATGTAGCGCTGACCAAGCCGACCGAGACGGAGCGCGGACAGTGGTACTTCCAGCGCTATGTCGAACGTTTTCCGACGGCCGGCGAGTTCGTTACCTTCGACCGCTCCTGGTACAATCGTGCCGGCGTCGAGCCGGTGATGGGTTTCTGCACGCCCGAGCAGCATGAGCAATTTCTAGAAGAGACACCGCATTTCGAGCGGATGATCTGCAACGAGGGCATCCATTTCTTCAAGTTCTGGCTGAACATCGGCCAGGAAACGCAGCTCGAACGGTTTCACGACCGCCGCTACAGTCCGCTTAAGAGCTGGAAATTCTCGCCGATCGACGTCGCCGGCATCACGAAATGGGACGACTACACCAAGGCGCGCGATCTCATGATCGAGCGCACGCACAAGGAATTCGCGCCCTGGACCATCGTGCGCGCCAACGACAAGCGTCGCGCCCGGCTGGCCGTCATCCGCCGCGTGCTTCTGACACTTCCTTATGAAGGCCGCGATCTCGAGATCATCGGCAAGGAAGACAAGAAGATCATCGGGGAAGGGCCGTCATTCCTGTCAAAACAAGGTTGAAACTGTGCGCCGCGCATCCGGAAGGACGCGCAGCGCAATTTCATCCAGCGCCCGTTCCAACCCGGTGGAACCGGGACGGGGGCTCTATCTTTTTGTTTGAGCATGATCCCTGGACAAACGGGGACCGTCTGTCCGAGAAAACCGGCTTCCACTTTCGGATCATGCTCTTACCTCATGCGGCCAGCCGGGCAATCCGCTGCAACCGCCGCAACGTCGTGTCGTCCTGCAACGCCTGCTGGAACAGCGAAATCTCGCGATCGATGCGATCGCAGAGCACGCCCGTATCTCCCTTGAGCAAACCGCGCGTCTGCAGCAGGGCGGCGACGGGCTTCTTGGCAAGCTGACGCGCCCTGGCAAGGGCCGCCTCCTCGACACTTCCCTCCGCCACGATCTCCGCGACAAGTCCGAGCGCCCTTGCATCTTCTGCACCGAGCGTATCGCCCAGGCAGAAGAAGCGGAAAGCCCCGGCATAGCCGAGCTTCTGTGGCGCCAGGATGCTGGTCGCGGCGTCCGGCACCAGTCCGAAATCGACGAACGGTACCCGAAACGTGCTTTTGCTCGACGCGATCACCATGTCGCAATGGAACAGGATGGTGCAGCCGACACCGACGGCGTCGCCATCGACACAGGCCAGGATCGGCTTGGGGAACGTCGCCAGCATGCGAAACATGTCGGTGACGGCCGCGATCAGCCGTTGATGCTTGGTGGCGTCGAGGAACTCGGAGAAGTCGCCACCAAGGCAGAAGCAGCCTGCCAGGCCGCGCAGCACCACGACGCGTACGTCATCGTCATCGGCGGCCTCGTGGAATGTCCTTGCCAGGCTTTCGTAGGCCCGCCTGTCCAGCACTGGCCGACCGTCATCCGACGATACGGTGACGATCAGCGCATGGCCGCGCAATTCCGCTTGGGGATGAATGCCCATGGTTGTCTCCGGTCTCATGACGCCCGCCTTTGCCCGAGCATGTCGGGATATCCCCTGGCCAATACGGGTGCGAAATGATTGCGGCGGGAGCGCACGACATCGAGCGTATGGTGCGTGAAGGTCAGCAGGGTGGCGACGACCTGCTGGTTGCCGTAGGTGCGCTGGTAGCCAAGCGGCGTCGCCAGGAAATGCAGTTGCAGCGCACGCAAGACCCACATCGGCTCGAACTCGATGATCACCTGATTGACGTTCCGCTTCAGCCCCCACTCGACGAAGCCGGCGATAAGCTCGGTGCCGACCGTGGACACGCCGCGTCGGCCGTCGCGGAAACCGGGAGCGACCGCATAGCGGGTCAACTCGTAAATGTTCGGTCCGGAAGGCGGCGTTCCTTCGTAGAGATCCATCAGTACATCGGTCAGAAGATGCGGTCGCGTCGTTGGCAACATCCGTTGGTAGCCAGCGACTTCGTCGCCTCTGATGACGATCTGATGGACTGCCTCATCATGATCGAACTGGTCGATTTCGAGCCCGTCCGGGCGCCTCAGATCATCCCACCCCATCTCCTCGACGAAGACCTGGTGGCGTAAGCGATGAACGGCCTCCCAAAGATCGGGACGTTCCATCAATTCCTGGGTTGTAAGGGCAAAAAGCATCTGCCGTCTCCTGTGTTCAGAGGAAGATACGGCCGGGCTTTCCCGAGAAAATTACGTGATCACGTAGGCAAGAATTTCTAGGCCGGCACGGCCGACCTAACTAATGTAGCCGCGCCGGATCGCTTCCGCGACTGCCTGGACCCGGTTGACGGCACCGAGTTTGCCTTTGGCGTTAAGAAGGTGTTTCTCTGACGTGTGTTCCGAGATGCCGAGGATTTGCGAAATCTCCCATTCGGACTTGCCGACAGCCGCCCATTGCAGGCATTCGCGCTCGCGCGGTGTCAATTCGATGTGATCGATGGTCTTGTTCGCCATCGTGTGAAGCTGCATGGCCCGGCCGACCGCATAGGTCGAGACCAGCGACACCAGGCCGAACTCATCCGCCGACAGTTGCACGGCTTCGCCGCCGAGCGACACCATGACAATCTGGCCATCGAGTGTGATCAGCGGGAAGGCCAGTCCGTCACGCAGCTTGAATGCGCCGGCGTCGCCCATCACTTCGCCGCTGCCTTTGTCGGTGCGAATGCCCTGCGCCGCCTCCCGCCACTGGAACGGGGCCTGCAGCTGCTTCATATGGCTGACGACGGGATCATGATCGACATAGTTGCGTGACACGTAACGCTCGAGCCATTCGACAGGCCAGTCGCAAAGCAGCACGTGCTGCTTCTGCTGGCCCGTCGGTGTTCCCGGCTGAGGGACGGTTCCGGCCATCAGCGCGGTCAAGCCGAAATCCGACGTTATGCCGAGCAGCCTTTCGCAAACCGCCGCCGCGGTGCTCGCGTGCTGCAGCTGGTCGATAAATTCCAGCGTCCGATCGAACTGACCCATCGCAACATCAACCCCATGTTGCCTTCCGCATTGACGTCAATGGCCCATGCATAGCTGGATTCGCCACCAACCCCGGATTGCAAAATGCTTCACCATTTTG
The nucleotide sequence above comes from Mesorhizobium shangrilense. Encoded proteins:
- the ppk2 gene encoding polyphosphate kinase 2, which produces MKKAKEIPVVPASGPLKIRIDGTEREFDIENPMLPEWIEDNKLTAGGFPYDKKMKSDEYDQTLEQLQIELVKAQAWLQSTGKRVVALFEGRDAAGKGGTIFVLHQYMNPRTARNVALTKPTETERGQWYFQRYVERFPTAGEFVTFDRSWYNRAGVEPVMGFCTPEQHEQFLEETPHFERMICNEGIHFFKFWLNIGQETQLERFHDRRYSPLKSWKFSPIDVAGITKWDDYTKARDLMIERTHKEFAPWTIVRANDKRRARLAVIRRVLLTLPYEGRDLEIIGKEDKKIIGEGPSFLSKQG
- a CDS encoding enoyl-CoA hydratase-related protein, which translates into the protein MGIHPQAELRGHALIVTVSSDDGRPVLDRRAYESLARTFHEAADDDDVRVVVLRGLAGCFCLGGDFSEFLDATKHQRLIAAVTDMFRMLATFPKPILACVDGDAVGVGCTILFHCDMVIASSKSTFRVPFVDFGLVPDAATSILAPQKLGYAGAFRFFCLGDTLGAEDARALGLVAEIVAEGSVEEAALARARQLAKKPVAALLQTRGLLKGDTGVLCDRIDREISLFQQALQDDTTLRRLQRIARLAA
- a CDS encoding acyl-homoserine-lactone synthase: MLFALTTQELMERPDLWEAVHRLRHQVFVEEMGWDDLRRPDGLEIDQFDHDEAVHQIVIRGDEVAGYQRMLPTTRPHLLTDVLMDLYEGTPPSGPNIYELTRYAVAPGFRDGRRGVSTVGTELIAGFVEWGLKRNVNQVIIEFEPMWVLRALQLHFLATPLGYQRTYGNQQVVATLLTFTHHTLDVVRSRRNHFAPVLARGYPDMLGQRRAS
- a CDS encoding helix-turn-helix transcriptional regulator, whose product is MGQFDRTLEFIDQLQHASTAAAVCERLLGITSDFGLTALMAGTVPQPGTPTGQQKQHVLLCDWPVEWLERYVSRNYVDHDPVVSHMKQLQAPFQWREAAQGIRTDKGSGEVMGDAGAFKLRDGLAFPLITLDGQIVMVSLGGEAVQLSADEFGLVSLVSTYAVGRAMQLHTMANKTIDHIELTPRERECLQWAAVGKSEWEISQILGISEHTSEKHLLNAKGKLGAVNRVQAVAEAIRRGYIS